The following coding sequences lie in one Leptospira mtsangambouensis genomic window:
- a CDS encoding ABC transporter permease subunit, with product MIHIHTFVRFLFFGLVFVGVLFLPKPTNVDLANNNLPIFSPGFFAGTDRLGRDNFALFCYGSFSTIVLVIPARIFTIFVSFFLSTFTLFFPKKSDFLLSGIVSISLAIPSLLSALIVMSLLPDSPFAIFIAILVSDWALSYETLTAKIREIKESPYLAASLCMGAKSYHLVVLHYLPALRDIFRFLFFSGLPAVVMTTALFSYLGIQTALGDTGPGLGEQISFSKDYFDKSPVSVLLPIVAILTLVYSLGSNLKKNET from the coding sequence TTACCGAAACCAACAAATGTAGATTTGGCGAATAATAACTTACCTATTTTTTCTCCTGGTTTTTTTGCTGGAACCGATCGATTGGGGCGAGATAATTTTGCTTTATTTTGTTATGGGTCTTTTTCGACCATAGTTCTAGTGATTCCAGCTCGTATTTTTACGATTTTTGTTTCCTTTTTTCTCTCGACCTTCACTCTCTTTTTTCCTAAAAAATCTGATTTTTTACTTTCTGGAATCGTTTCTATATCTCTGGCAATCCCATCTTTGTTATCTGCTCTCATCGTCATGAGTTTGTTGCCGGATAGTCCTTTTGCCATTTTTATTGCAATTTTAGTTTCCGATTGGGCGTTGTCGTATGAAACACTGACTGCCAAAATTCGCGAGATCAAAGAAAGCCCCTATCTTGCTGCTTCTCTTTGTATGGGAGCCAAATCATATCATTTAGTTGTTTTGCATTATTTACCTGCGCTCCGAGATATTTTTAGGTTTTTATTTTTCTCTGGATTGCCGGCAGTAGTCATGACAACGGCATTGTTTTCCTATCTGGGAATTCAAACGGCGCTGGGTGATACTGGTCCCGGTCTTGGAGAACAAATCTCATTTTCTAAAGATTATTTTGACAAGTCCCCTGTTTCCGTTTTGCTTCCGATCGTTGCCATTTTAACTTTGGTGTATTCTTTGGGATCTAACCTAAAAAAGAATGAAACATAA